The Harmonia axyridis chromosome 3, icHarAxyr1.1, whole genome shotgun sequence nucleotide sequence cttgaattttctatggtaacattcaacttcaatttttcatctcaacgaaatctgcagttttgaaattgacagaaaaataaaattttgaatggcTATATTTACGGAACCACTTGTCGGATtatgctcaaaattcgaaaattacagacatgtCTGTTCAAGGAATCATCATTCAAAAGTAGAAGGTTCAACTTTTGTTTTTGTAATAATGACTTGAAACAATTGACTGGAagatataaattttcatcaatcAGGAGTAGTAAAGAATTGTACATTGTTCCAGTTACGAATTTCTAATGTAGGTATTAATGTAGCGTGAATCTTCAACTCAATAAAACTCTAATTTCAACTCACTTGACTATTTCCTTAATGATACAAGATCCTTTATCACCACTAACATAATTCAAACCATAGGGATTGAAGGTTCCTTCATCCGATTCCATAATAAAATTCCAGTTATGAGTCTCATTTTTATGATCTTTATAATACTGTTGTGCTCCAACATATCCAAACTCCTCTGCAGTCCATAAAATtgtcctgaaaaaaaattagaacatAGTTTTCATAGCATACCTACTTTTAATTCATAATGAGGATGATGTTTCTGAacacataaaaaatattgtcataaatttgaatttcttaatTGGAAACTTTACGTTTTTTAATAACCCTAAGCTATAATTTTCGAAAGTTTCTACCACCCCCGGACTCCAGTTTCTCGTTGATTTCCAACCCCTTAGTACACTGTTCGTGCTTATTTGGGCAATTTCACTTGGTTACTTTGTAGATTAATTTCCAACCGATAGAGGGCACTATTATAAcattttcaacatatttttcCAGCAGCAATTTTCACTGAGACAAATGACATTGATCTCCAGTAATTTCTGAGATTGAAACCTCgttttgttcatttatttttgaGAGACTGAATGCATGCATGTCAGCATGTCCTAGATAACATTCTGATAACGATTGAAATACAATGAGACCACTTTACAAGcaatttctaatatttttgCCGATTTGAATTCTAATTGCTTCTGATAATAGGAAATCTTTCCGGATGGAATATACtgtctaaatataaatattaaaattgtaAGAGTTGACTCGAAATATTTctcaaacaaaataaatagatttttAGACAATTATCCTAGAAGTATGGGGTTGTATGGTGTCCGCTCTTTACAAATTTATTGGATATTATTTATCAATTGGCAAAAAAAATCAGCAATAgtgaaatttctgatatactgAAGAGCAGAGGGCTGGAttatttcaacgcttcaattaTATTCTTATTCCACTTCATTATTTCGTTTAACAGTGTCGTAAACTTGTTGACCCTTTGTTGAGAGTAGTGAATATTGTGAGTTGATTGAAAAAATGGATGTGCTTCCGAAATATAAAAACTGTTCATGGAAGAGCATTGAACTAGAAATTAAACAAAATGGTTTTCCAACTTACAGCTAAGAAAATCGCATGTTTTCCAATATTATTAGTTTCACTCCCGCTCTGTAACACGGCTTTGATTAGCTCACGAGCCGCTACTGATTACAATCACTATTAGTACTAGTAATTTCGGCACATACATATTATGAGGTACCCTGTGAATAATGTATGGTGATACCCAAATCTTGAAAAATTCTCACCTTATTGTCCGTTTTGGTCTTAAGTCCAAAGACTTCAAAACATTCAAAGCATTCCATGAAATAAAAGCACCACCACCATCATCCATAGCACCCTGACCAACATCCCAACTATCTAGGTGGCCAGATATGATAACGACTTTTTCTGGATGACTTGAACCTTTTAATTCAGCAATTGTGTTTCTCGATGTTTTCACCTCACCCAAATGAGCTTCCATCTTCAAATTGACAACCACCCTTTGTTTCCTGCTTTGCATTCTCTCGAGAAGATGAGCATCTTCCACAGCAAGTGCAGCAACTGGTATTTTCGTGACGTTAGCTTCGTAGCTTTGCATCCCTGTATGCGGCGAAAGTATAGAGAATGGTGCAATCGAACGGATAAGGGCAGCAACTGCTCCATGTTTTGCAGCTTCTGAAGCAGCTTTCGATCGATACACAACGGTCTTGCCATATGAAATGAATTCTGGTGCGAAAACAACTATTTTACCTTTTGCCTGGAATTGGAGAGGGGACAATTATTACATTATTCGGTTTTTCGAAATTTGTGCAAAATGTACTTCGAATTTATTTGCTTTTGGTCGGTGGAACCTTTCTTTGAGAATGGGATAGATATTGATTTTCCTAGATATAATGCAAAAAATAATGTCATAGGTAGTAGAGGTTTTACACCCAAAAGAGACGATTTCTTTGACCTGATTTCCCAACAACAGAAAAACTCCATTTAAACATTTAAAGCCTTCTACAGTAGcgagattttttcatttttgatagttCGTGATAAATCAATTCAAAGAAACTCTTTGGTAGAAGCATATTAAGATATTTCTATTCCTTCAACTATTGAGGACTATTGGatagaaatttcaagaagaCTTGAGGAAGCCGATGCCATTTTTCTTTCAATCGATGTAGTATGAGGGCTCCATGTAATATTAACATCAATTTTTTAACCATCTTACTTTAATTCATGTAACAAGACAATCGTCATTGCGAAAAAATCACTGTGTATATATCAACCTTATATTAGGCATTCATGATGTCTGGATCTCTAAGATAATCAAACAAAACAATATTACTCAGATTTAAAGGGACATTTCACATATTAGCTATGTTAATCGTTCATGTTGTTATAGTATTTACATTATCAATGATAATTCATATAAACTTTGTAGATGTCGTCGGATCATGTTTGATATAAATACAACAATTAGATACGAGTATAAGTATTGAATTATTGTATAGAATGCGGTATGATAACCGAAATAAAACCATATTTTGttgacaatttcaataaaatactatttcaattttcttagaagaaaattttcatttcacttacCTCAGCACTTCTTTCATTCAACTCATCAAAACTTTTCACAGTTAATACTTCAGCAGTAATACCATCTTCAGAAGTTCCAACGCTATTACCGAGTCCAAGAATGGGAAGATTTTGTCTTCTTGGAAACAATAAGGTTGCTGACTCTTTGCCCCTACAAAATTAaatgatttctattttattttttagttgTGTGCTATCAGATTCATAAAATAGAACAAAGTTATTTCCACAGATCAATCAAATCATTCCATAATGGTGCTATACCTGAAGATTGATGTATTAGGGAaacgatgtttattttcaaaattttcttaatGTTGTTTAAtaagtttgatatttttgaagcATCAATTATACTTGAAACAAATGCATTCGTATAATGGGAAGaaacttttatatattttcaatcaaCATGAATCAAAAAGTTCGAGAAAAGTACTATTGGGATAAGGAACTTAGAGACAATAATTCTGAGATACATGaacaaattgaatttccttAAGGAATTTGCGagaaaacttgaaaatattattagttGAACATCTACAATGGAAAAATTAACTTGGTCAGATCAGTTGTTCTTATTTCAATAGTGGGctcgaattttctttgaatagtTCCCTGCTCCAAATTAGAGAATTACAGACATCGTTTCATAACAGTGTCCGAAATTTTCGCTCGATTTAACTCTCTCTTCGTAGACAATCGCGATTGTTTTTTAATGAAACCTGaataagaaattgaatttttttaaaaatcatattttctaaatgatgaaaaactccagtgaaagaaattttttgattttaccTTATCCAAGTTTGGACAGGAGCATCTTCACCATGTACGTTCTCAAGTTTCTTCAATTTGGACTTTTCCAACATATAATCGATAgcattttccaaattttcagtACCAGCCAATCTATTACCAAATTTATCAATAAAAGTCGCAAGTTCGTTGTACGTACTAGTTTTAAATTGTCCATTCACTATTTCTTTGATTAGTACATTAACCGTGGGTTGATAAGAAGCAATCTCCGCTATCAACTTGTTCGACAGATAATTTTTACAGTCTAGTATTTCGTTATCCAACACGCTCGAATGAATCACATTCAACAACAATAATAGCACAAAAGCCTTGATCATCTTTGTCATATTAAAAGCTGACCATACCAATCAACGAATTGGAATGGACTGACCAGCGGATCAAACTGAATAAAACGTCGTAGACAATTTAATGAGTTCTATTCTTTTTGCATCATTATCGTCGAGATAAGTATTTCCTAATCACATCATAAtctatacagggtatttctaaATTATTGCGAAAGATTTTACACTTtagttaaaattaaaattaagaagatgcttctttattatatttgatcGCTCGTTCACCGATCGCAATTTTGTTGAAATGTGTGTACTGCCCCCAGAAAATATGATAAATGATGAGCCCTCATCAGAAGCTCCTGAATTCAGATCAGAGCTTTCTTCAAGTTTAGGTACCCAGTTATTTTAACTGATAAGAAATAGGCTTCTTTTCAATAAGAGCAGCCTTCTCCTTCAACAAATTATAAATTCTTTGACTTAGTAatctgaatattattttatttttgagagGAAGACAATAGAAATAAAAGAGTTGTGTATTGGATTTGTATATATCTGTATCCTTTCTTGATATGATAAAAAAATGGTCACTCGCAAAGGTGCAAACTgataaaaatcagttgaaacATGCATAGACTGCTTGTATGATATAcctgatatttttatttcatcagcAAAAATAATATCAGACTGAATACAGCTGATATTGCGAATATCTAAATGAACCAATTGAAATTGCTTATCATAGATAGACACAAGAGGATTTGTTtctcaatttaatttttcaaggtACCTACGAACAAGGAAGAATAATACAATAAAATCCGATATACCTAATAAGCGGATATTcgataggtatagtatatccaaagtcacttgaagtaCTCCATAAACACGCTTGGCCATAGAAGTCCCTTTGAaatggataccgcgatctgctaaataccggggtttatttgaaagtattattaggcaataaattcactcgtcccaaaggaatttctggaaacttggataACCCTTGCATAATCGAAACATTCTGGCTTCCTTCAAGtgaacaacccttgtataatccaAATATTCTCTCTTCCTCCAAGTAACTTTGGATATGCTATACCTATTTATCATATTATATCATATGAGTCGCGATGCTCgtgaaatttttgaaacaaatttttgTCAATCATGGCGCATGTATTTCACTATTTGGTTTTATTAGATATTCATTACTAATCACTTATTATGGTACCCACTTATcattaattatttatatttcatttttgataacTATCATTTGTTATTactaatttttatataatttataaCAATAAACTTTTGGAGTatgtattccaaaaaaaaaattaatgatggaACTAGTAGTCTACATGAGTGCTATATGAATGAACtcataagaaaattttttttgctgcACTGCATTGATTCTCCTGCTACTAATTTCAAAGGCTGAAAATCAAAGAATCAAATGAAAGTATGattcatttttccaaaaattgatgGTATATAGCCCTAAATTCTGAAACATGAGTTGATAAGATGAAACTTATTCCTTTCACTTTTAACTCATATTGATTTGGCGTTGGCATTGTAGACTTCTTgtattaattataaaatatcgaATTCAGACAAAATATAATGAGAGAATTAACAAATTGATACCTTACCTACTCCAGCTTTCTAATGAAACCTCCTCTGTGTGAATATTTTCCAGATTTTTAGATttaaatttttccaataaataatcgattgaattttccaaattttcactACCTGCAATTCTATTGCCAAatgtatcaataaaaaatgcCAGTTCCTCAAAGGTGCTACCCTTGAATGAACCAGTAACGGATGCTTCAACTATTGTGTCAACCAGAAGCTGATATGAAGCAATCTCTTTCTTGACAGACGCAGTCAGTGACTTTTCGCAAAATGCGTCTTCAGCATTTATCGGATTAGAAATAAGGAGTGCTACCAAGCATCCAATCAAAGATATTATGATTAATATACTAGCGCTGTACTTAAACAAAGGACTCATTTCACCTGATAATATtcttaatgaaattattcaggACAATCAAATGAATCTGATAATCAAGTATGATCAAATCCAAAACATACTGACAAacaattatattcaaattttcgtcCAACATGTTGTTATATTGCGCTTTATATTTGATGTGTGATTGAAAGATCTTTAGTAAAACACAAATATCCTAGTTACAATTGTTCCCATTACGATTTTATAATTTACTTTCGAAAGAATGGTTTAATCATAGTACCAAGCATTATCTCTGATAAGAGACCTTCTATAGAAATCAGTAATGTCAATGTTGTGATAGGACAGGTCTCGAAATTTAAGGCGAAGTTTAaaatttccttgaaaatttAATAAGCCACGATAAATTATATCAGAgtgagatacagggtgaatttcaaaaaactttccATTGGCATATCTCCGTAGTTATAAGAGGTATGAAAAACAGTTATAAATGTTTGAATGGAAAGAATACCGACATCTTGACTTGATCATGGAAAAAATAGTTGTACAAGGAAATCCAGTATTTATAGAAATCAGATTTCCTTTCAACAGGATGGTGCTCTACCTCTCGTCCCACAGCCTTCTTGGCGTTCGGTAATGATTAGCGTTGAATACCTACTCACTACCCTAGCCAATGGATTGGCAGAAGCAAAAAAGTACTAATCGAATGGCCTATTATATTAACTGTTTGAACATTTTTAACTATTTTTTCATATCTCCTTGAACTTTAAGAAATGCCAATGAtattaagttttcaaaaatacatCCTGTATACTTATCTCTTCCAGCAAGAAATGTACTCAACAATTTCCATAGGAAGATCTTAAATAAATCTGGAATCAGTGTTAGAGAATATTCTACATATTTGTCTGATAGATAACAAATAGAATGTTCTATTATTATCTCAAATAAGGGATTCGAAGACTCAAGAAGGCAACGCCAATCGGCTTAACATTTTGACTTCGgaagttatacaaaaaaaatcacaacTCAGAGAGTTGAATTCATTTATTCCGGTTTTTTCCAATTATGAGGAGATTGAATGTTATCGAtaagaaatttcaataaaatttggttttttcaaatCACTCTCTTTCATTTTTGTATTGACCTATTAAGCCCATACAACAATAGGTTATAAAAGACTTTATATTTCGAGAAATATTTAAAGTTATTTTGCAATTAAGTAGCACAATCTTTTCACCCACATGAAATGTAACAAAATTTCGTTTTTTATGTAGGTATTATTACCTAAATATCTCTGATAATTTAATtacttgattaaaattatttcgaaCTTCTTTGAATACTTGTTGCATCCATATATGCAAGTAGGATGTATATATAATTTTGAGTTCTCATATAGTTCATAGTTTTGTATTAACTTTGCTaccgctgtttttttttcagaaattcgtggctttattgtaaaaaactggttacacaTTGTatcgatggaaattcattatgaaagaaataaaataatatatttgtggtattttcatatttaatttgaaattatagatTGTTGTTCTACTGGAAGGAGCCCGAAAAAATGGTTTCATAAATTTATCTggcgaaaaaatttaaatttatcaactaAAACTAGATTTCTCATTagttattaaaaattattattgttctCTCTGGAATAAAGTTTTcgtaaaaaaaagtttatttcgATGGAAAAAAAGCTCTTGTTCTTTTACCTAAGATAAAACAATTAGTATTCATATTATGATGCTCCGCTTATGATGCTCAAGCCAGAGGTATGGTTGTGCCATAGACGTATCATATATTATCATATATTAGGATAATAAGTCTATGGGTTGTGCCTCCTGTAGCGACATCTATAGAAAGCTAAGCAAAGCTTTCAACTGGAGGTTCAAAAATCTTAATTCTATAAAACTATTTTATAGCTTATTCTATTCCGTCTAGATGGTGACTCAGGTAtacatattaataatatttcacTTCCACTGAATGAGCCGATGAAATTCTTACCAATACTATCATTCACGATCGTTAAAAACTCACCTAGCGATTTTCATTTAGGTGGTAATCGTATTTTACCAAGTTCTCATCTTGAGAAAGTTAGTTGTTTTTGTAGGTAAAGTGTAGATATCGAAATGACGGAACCTGGTAAAAGTGTTGGAAGGTCACTGGTAATAACATTATTTTTTCCAGAGAAGGCTCAATTATTTATATACTCAAAAATCTCTATTCGATTCAGATTTGTGGGAAAAGTTTAATTTTCCAGAAACAGATTCAAAATATCTATTTTTCATTCAAGTAGGATGAATTAATATAGGATAGGATATAGGTACCTGAGTCAGGCTTAATTTTTGATGACATTTTTATTACATCAATTCGTTTTTAAATTTTGGCTAGAACAAATTTTTCTGCTGAGTTGATTCTCTTATAAATTTGCTTCAATCGTCgaattgaatctgaaaaaaattgatattcttcaattttgagTTTCAATTGGATTCAATTCTCATTTTCGGCATTGTTGAGTGAAAAATTCAGATGACAATATCTGCACAACTAAATTTTGCCGTTTAAATACTGAATTGGAGCATTCAGAACTCAAACCTatcaaatgaattgaatttgatcTTCCTTATATGTTCCTGATGAGTTCATTCTTGATCAAAAAATTAGGAATAATACAGAATATGATAGTATTCCCTTGAACAAAACAATCAATAAGAAAATGTGTAGCAACAAAAAATATGTTAGGGAATATTTTCGAATACAAACATCTTATAGACAAAAACCATACGAAATAGGAGAAAGCTATATTAGGTAAACCCTGTTTTTTTTTGCCCAAATgataaagaaaaacaaaagtTCACAACGAATTATATACTTGCTCAAAAATACTATTATGAATAATATCATATACTTTGAACATACAGATGACATTTATGTATCACTATATTTCTAACATAAATTCTTCAAAAgtattcatatattttcaatataaactaTCAACATATAATTCCAACTAAACATTTAGATGAGTGTTGTTTCATCTTGTTGATCGAATACAACTAACAAAGACTGTTGAGACGAGGATCTCTCAGCATGGCTCAGCAATGCTGTTTTCTCCCCATTTTCATTCAGAGAACATTCTGGGGAGCTGTTATCACCTTGCATGAAATTGTTGGTTGTAGTAGCACTGCTGGTAGAAGGCAGGTCTTGAAAATCTGGCGAAGCCAGAGGGGGAAAAGCCTTGGGGCTTGATTCCAATGTTTCCTTCAAGTGCATCACAGGGTATGATTCTCGATAACCCGAAGTGCTAGATGTCTGAGATACGGCACTGTCCTCGTCCCATGACCCTTCGGTTGGATTTATTCTTGTGGCTATACGCAAGCGATGAGGATCTGGAAGAACCTGTGCTTGACTGCCAGAGCTCTGATCTGATGAGCGTGTAGAGGTTGCTGTTACTGGCGAGGAAGGTTTGCTCAGTTCTTCTTCATTTGTGAGCTTAACATGCGAAACCTGTTTATTGAAAATGCATATCATACTGAAATCATAGAAGGATTTGAATTGTTAAAGGTTTACCTCACTTCCATGGCTGTTTTTTCTGCTCCTTCTCAAGCGAAATGTCTTTCTACTCTGAGGCTTTATTCTCTGCAATTTGGATCTACTAGGTTGATTCTCACCAGAGCTCTCTTCTGCAGGACTACCAGGACTTAACGGCGTCGTGGACGTTTCACCTATTTTGGGACAgccaataaaaattgttttcgttTATATACACATGCGCAGATACAACATCGACGTGCAACAATGTCTAGTTCATATAGGTGTGTTGGTGCATAAGTTTGGCTTTGTTGTGACTATGTAGAAGTATTACCTGATGAATGTCTAAATTCTACGGAAGAAACAAAGCGCAGTTTTTGAACCTTCTGAGCAATGAAAGATTCGGATTTGTGTATTTGAGTGCCTCGGTCCTCGCTCACCGAAGATCTTTGGGAAGAACGATCTGAAAGAGGTAATGCACGACATCCAAACAACTATCACATTGAATTATATAGGGCATTTCAGTTTAAaaggtttttatttcaatgataataAAGGAAACGAAAAATTGCGCACAACGAAAGAGAAATTATCTCGAAACTTTAATTTAAAATAAACTATTCTACTTCTTCTTTTAATTCATTCGCTGATCTACTTTCGTACTTAATTTTTTCCACtgaatgaagaaatatttgCACGTTTGCAGGAcaaagaaattaattgaaagtaATTTGATACGAAATTCAGTTATCTTGTGCTAGGAAATTCTGATCAATACTTGATTTCAAAAAAGCTCTTTGTAACAGACACTGGATAAGGCTGGTTACTATTATTTTCTTTGTAGAATATTTAGTCAATTAGAACAAACTATCAAGCTTTTTGATCCGTATCATGAAGCAACCTTCAAATTACCAGAAGAggcaacatttgaaaaaatatttctttttcattgaCACCCTCATTTATGATagttcaagaaaaatatataaattaatttgaagaaaaaatgttgGTTATAAGAATGTAATGAATCAAAGTTATATTCATAATAACAGTGACATTAGTGTGTtggatgaaatttttgattgtttgatttatttatttgagtaatttaGATGTGAACTGGAAACATCCACTTTGAAGTGCTCAATGAACatcactgaaatatttgagtggatttaaacatttttgttgaataattagtATTTTTGGGTTTTTCTTTTGAGAAAGTTATCGAtctttcagttgaataaatcaatgaaaagatatcattcaattcaaacCATACAAAACGATTTTTCTTGAGTcatggaaaaaattaaatacctACATAAATACTTCAACAAATATCGATAATCCCCCTGACATTGTGCGCagtattcaatttattcaacgTTAGTTCAAGAATTCGGCGATGAAACATATTTAGGAAAACTAATCTGCTAAAATTCAATGTTTACTACTAGTTACTGTTTTAAATGAAATGGATAtagaatgaataataatataatagaataaaaagaaaattaataaaatggaCGCATATGATTAAAAAAATACCCGCGTCATAAGTATAACGTTTTTTCAATGAACCACCTGAATTGCCCTACTAGATAGGGAGATTCAACATTAGGTAGCAAAAAATTCATAGCAATAGGCACATGATGCAACCTACAAATACATTTCTGAATTATTTGTATTCAGTGTTACATGCAAGTATCACGTTATTATAAACGACTATAAAAACACCGCAAACTATCAAAAAGGGAAGAATATACAATATGAGAAAGTTATATATTCAATATTGTGCTTTGGATAAACAAATTCAAAGCTCAGTTATATTATGTTCTTGCGGAAAACACATATTAATAACACTATTAGTATAGCATGAGAACTATTTCTGAGATTTGAGCTTTCTGTCTTTTACCTGGTTGATTGATGGGAGTTGAGCTTTCTTTCTGTGATTCATTTCCTTCAAGAATACTGTTAGCTGTACCTTGATTTGGCGTTGAAACATGACTCGTGCTTGTTGAAGATTCTGAAGAGATATAtccaacataaaaaaattgttctaaTCCAGAAGTATAGCTATAGGTAATTCAAAGTAATTTCTTCATTGGCAAATTTACAACACTTTTGGAGCGCTTGTTCTCCGAATCGTTTGctatattttattgattataaatgaatatatgTACCTTTATGTCCGAAGTGACTATGCGTCTGATCATTCCCAAATTTTCCTTCGCCTGTCAACAAACCTATTAAGGAATGCCTAGGATGTTTACTAACTTCCGAAGTCATCACTACAGTTGGCTGCATTGGTTCGTCTCTTTTTTGAGATTCTGTGCTTTCTG carries:
- the LOC123676286 gene encoding carboxypeptidase Q-like isoform X1, translating into MSPLFKYSASILIIISLIGCLVALLISNPINAEDAFCEKSLTASVKKEIASYQLLVDTIVEASVTGSFKGSTFEELAFFIDTFGNRIAGSENLENSIDYLLEKFKSKNLENIHTEEVSLESWSRGKESATLLFPRRQNLPILGLGNSVGTSEDGITAEVLTVKSFDELNERSAEAKGKIVVFAPEFISYGKTVVYRSKAASEAAKHGAVAALIRSIAPFSILSPHTGMQSYEANVTKIPVAALAVEDAHLLERMQSRKQRVVVNLKMEAHLGEVKTSRNTIAELKGSSHPEKVVIISGHLDSWDVGQGAMDDGGGAFISWNALNVLKSLDLRPKRTIRTILWTAEEFGYVGAQQYYKDHKNETHNWNFIMESDEGTFNPYGLNYVSGDKGSCIIKEIVKLFKNLNATSSTRSDSVGSDINLWLDDGIPGAAVLQQNEKYFWFHHSQGDTMDVEDPVSLDKNTAIWAATAYIIANLEDDFPRD
- the LOC123676286 gene encoding carboxypeptidase Q-like isoform X2 is translated as MTKMIKAFVLLLLLNVIHSSVLDNEILDCKNYLSNKLIAEIASYQPTVNVLIKEIVNGQFKTSTYNELATFIDKFGNRLAGTENLENAIDYMLEKSKLKKLENVHGEDAPVQTWIRGKESATLLFPRRQNLPILGLGNSVGTSEDGITAEVLTVKSFDELNERSAEAKGKIVVFAPEFISYGKTVVYRSKAASEAAKHGAVAALIRSIAPFSILSPHTGMQSYEANVTKIPVAALAVEDAHLLERMQSRKQRVVVNLKMEAHLGEVKTSRNTIAELKGSSHPEKVVIISGHLDSWDVGQGAMDDGGGAFISWNALNVLKSLDLRPKRTIRTILWTAEEFGYVGAQQYYKDHKNETHNWNFIMESDEGTFNPYGLNYVSGDKGSCIIKEIVKLFKNLNATSSTRSDSVGSDINLWLDDGIPGAAVLQQNEKYFWFHHSQGDTMDVEDPVSLDKNTAIWAATAYIIANLEDDFPRD